One region of Culex pipiens pallens isolate TS chromosome 2, TS_CPP_V2, whole genome shotgun sequence genomic DNA includes:
- the LOC120420590 gene encoding protein decapentaplegic isoform X2, producing MNRERASNTNMHAWLFVLAVLAILQGVTQVASTVEQTSQRPSSPAVSFIQTITSSSSSRSSSSDISDNVSTHSDSGVAKSEPTVDEDSVGEAQIGGELRVQLEQDEVVEANSDSSSSSSSNSDSNSGSSDSNSHSKPDPATLVEIEKSLLSLFGFPKRPKIDRSKVVIPEAMKQLYAQIMGHELDDSVNVPKPGLNTRNANTVRSFTHEESHIDDRFRHHHRFRLMFNVTNIPLNEKLRAAELTLNRDAIEGGSRRRAMPVHQILVYDIIRPGVKGKRAPRFLLIDSKTVRINESAPISVDVLPAVDRWMRNPKQNHGLFIQVTSKGKRKQQQAGGAAPEHHHVRLRRSVDESHEKWSQKQPLLFTYTDDGRHKQRPIRDAISNVNRARRTPMRNRRRKNGNELCQRRPLYVDFSDVGWSDWIVAPPGYEAFYCQGDCQFPIADHLNTTNHAIVQTLVNSISPSYAPKACCVPTQLSSISMLYLNEQNKVVLKNYQDMTVVGCGCR from the exons ATGAACAGAGAAAG AGCTTCAAACACGAACATGCACGCGTGGCTTTTTGTCCTCGCGGTGCTGGCGATTCTACAGGGTGTCACGCAAGTCGCTAGCACCGTTGAACAAACCTCCCAGAGGCCCAGCTCCCCAGCGGTATCCTTCATCCAGACAATCACATCGAGCAGTAGTAGTAGGAGTAGCAGTAGTGACATAAGTGACAATGTATCGACGCACAGTGACAGTGGTGTGGCGAAAAGTGAGCCAACAGTGGACGAAGATAGTGTAGGGGAGGCGCAGATCGGGGGTGAGCTGCGGGTGCAGCTGGAGCAGGACGAAGTCGTCGAAGCCAATAGTGATAGCAGTAGTAGCAGTAGTAGCAATAGTGATAGCAATAGTGGTAGTAGTGATAGCAATAGCCATAGTAAGCCCGATCCTGCAACGCTAGTCGAAATCGAGAAGAGTCTGCTCAGTCTGTTCGGGTTTCCCAAGAGGCCAAAAATTGATAGATCTAAGGTGGTGATACCGGAGGCGATGAAGCAGCTGTACGCCCAAATTATGGGCCACGAGCTGGACGACTCCGTCAACGTGCCAAAGCCGGGCCTCAACACGCGCAACGCCAACACCGTGCGGAGTTTCACGCATGAAG AAAGCCATATAGACGACCGCTTCCGGCATCACCACCGCTTCCGGTTGATGTTCAACGTCACGAACATCCCGCTCAACGAGAAGCTGCGGGCGGCCGAGCTCACGCTGAACCGGGACGCCATCGAAGGTGGCAGCCGGAGACGTGCCATGCCGGTGCACCAGATCCTGGTGTACGACATCATCCGGCCCGGCGTCAAGGGCAAACGGGCGCCCCGCTTCCTGTTGATCGACTCCAAGACGGTCCGAATCAACGAGAGCGCCCCAATCAGTGTGGACGTGCTGCCGGCGGTAGACCGGTGGATGCGCAACCCCAAGCAGAACCACGGCCTGTTCATCCAGGTGACGAGCAAGGGCAAGCGGAAGCAACAGCAGGCAGGGGGAGCAGCTCCGGAACATCACCACGTCCGGTTGCGGCGAAGCGTGGACGAGAGCCATGAAAAGTGGTCCCAAAAGCAGCCTCTGCTGTTCACGTACACGGACGACGGACGGCACAAGCAGCGACCCATCCGGGACGCGATCAGCAACGTAAACCGGGCGCGCCGGACGCCGATGCGGAATCGCCGGCGGAAGAACGGCAACGAGCTGTGCCAGCGGCGGCCACTCTACGTGGACTTTAGCGACGTCGGCTGGAGCGACTGGATCGTGGCACCGCCCGGGTACGAAGCGTTCTACTGCCAGGGCGACTGCCAATTTCCGATCGCGGACCATCTGAACACGACGAACCACGCGATCGTCCAAACGCTGGTCAACTCGATCAGTCCGAGCTACGCGCCGAAGGCCTGCTGCGTCCCGACCCAGCTGTCCTCCATCTCGATGCTCTACCTGAACGAGCAGAACAAGGTCGTGCTCAAAAACTACCAGGACATGACCGTGGTCGGTTGCGGGTGCCGTTGA
- the LOC120420590 gene encoding protein decapentaplegic isoform X1, which translates to MVTGVEQQRLGRMGFLGGSRIASNTNMHAWLFVLAVLAILQGVTQVASTVEQTSQRPSSPAVSFIQTITSSSSSRSSSSDISDNVSTHSDSGVAKSEPTVDEDSVGEAQIGGELRVQLEQDEVVEANSDSSSSSSSNSDSNSGSSDSNSHSKPDPATLVEIEKSLLSLFGFPKRPKIDRSKVVIPEAMKQLYAQIMGHELDDSVNVPKPGLNTRNANTVRSFTHEESHIDDRFRHHHRFRLMFNVTNIPLNEKLRAAELTLNRDAIEGGSRRRAMPVHQILVYDIIRPGVKGKRAPRFLLIDSKTVRINESAPISVDVLPAVDRWMRNPKQNHGLFIQVTSKGKRKQQQAGGAAPEHHHVRLRRSVDESHEKWSQKQPLLFTYTDDGRHKQRPIRDAISNVNRARRTPMRNRRRKNGNELCQRRPLYVDFSDVGWSDWIVAPPGYEAFYCQGDCQFPIADHLNTTNHAIVQTLVNSISPSYAPKACCVPTQLSSISMLYLNEQNKVVLKNYQDMTVVGCGCR; encoded by the exons AGCTTCAAACACGAACATGCACGCGTGGCTTTTTGTCCTCGCGGTGCTGGCGATTCTACAGGGTGTCACGCAAGTCGCTAGCACCGTTGAACAAACCTCCCAGAGGCCCAGCTCCCCAGCGGTATCCTTCATCCAGACAATCACATCGAGCAGTAGTAGTAGGAGTAGCAGTAGTGACATAAGTGACAATGTATCGACGCACAGTGACAGTGGTGTGGCGAAAAGTGAGCCAACAGTGGACGAAGATAGTGTAGGGGAGGCGCAGATCGGGGGTGAGCTGCGGGTGCAGCTGGAGCAGGACGAAGTCGTCGAAGCCAATAGTGATAGCAGTAGTAGCAGTAGTAGCAATAGTGATAGCAATAGTGGTAGTAGTGATAGCAATAGCCATAGTAAGCCCGATCCTGCAACGCTAGTCGAAATCGAGAAGAGTCTGCTCAGTCTGTTCGGGTTTCCCAAGAGGCCAAAAATTGATAGATCTAAGGTGGTGATACCGGAGGCGATGAAGCAGCTGTACGCCCAAATTATGGGCCACGAGCTGGACGACTCCGTCAACGTGCCAAAGCCGGGCCTCAACACGCGCAACGCCAACACCGTGCGGAGTTTCACGCATGAAG AAAGCCATATAGACGACCGCTTCCGGCATCACCACCGCTTCCGGTTGATGTTCAACGTCACGAACATCCCGCTCAACGAGAAGCTGCGGGCGGCCGAGCTCACGCTGAACCGGGACGCCATCGAAGGTGGCAGCCGGAGACGTGCCATGCCGGTGCACCAGATCCTGGTGTACGACATCATCCGGCCCGGCGTCAAGGGCAAACGGGCGCCCCGCTTCCTGTTGATCGACTCCAAGACGGTCCGAATCAACGAGAGCGCCCCAATCAGTGTGGACGTGCTGCCGGCGGTAGACCGGTGGATGCGCAACCCCAAGCAGAACCACGGCCTGTTCATCCAGGTGACGAGCAAGGGCAAGCGGAAGCAACAGCAGGCAGGGGGAGCAGCTCCGGAACATCACCACGTCCGGTTGCGGCGAAGCGTGGACGAGAGCCATGAAAAGTGGTCCCAAAAGCAGCCTCTGCTGTTCACGTACACGGACGACGGACGGCACAAGCAGCGACCCATCCGGGACGCGATCAGCAACGTAAACCGGGCGCGCCGGACGCCGATGCGGAATCGCCGGCGGAAGAACGGCAACGAGCTGTGCCAGCGGCGGCCACTCTACGTGGACTTTAGCGACGTCGGCTGGAGCGACTGGATCGTGGCACCGCCCGGGTACGAAGCGTTCTACTGCCAGGGCGACTGCCAATTTCCGATCGCGGACCATCTGAACACGACGAACCACGCGATCGTCCAAACGCTGGTCAACTCGATCAGTCCGAGCTACGCGCCGAAGGCCTGCTGCGTCCCGACCCAGCTGTCCTCCATCTCGATGCTCTACCTGAACGAGCAGAACAAGGTCGTGCTCAAAAACTACCAGGACATGACCGTGGTCGGTTGCGGGTGCCGTTGA
- the LOC120420590 gene encoding protein decapentaplegic isoform X3, with protein MHAWLFVLAVLAILQGVTQVASTVEQTSQRPSSPAVSFIQTITSSSSSRSSSSDISDNVSTHSDSGVAKSEPTVDEDSVGEAQIGGELRVQLEQDEVVEANSDSSSSSSSNSDSNSGSSDSNSHSKPDPATLVEIEKSLLSLFGFPKRPKIDRSKVVIPEAMKQLYAQIMGHELDDSVNVPKPGLNTRNANTVRSFTHEESHIDDRFRHHHRFRLMFNVTNIPLNEKLRAAELTLNRDAIEGGSRRRAMPVHQILVYDIIRPGVKGKRAPRFLLIDSKTVRINESAPISVDVLPAVDRWMRNPKQNHGLFIQVTSKGKRKQQQAGGAAPEHHHVRLRRSVDESHEKWSQKQPLLFTYTDDGRHKQRPIRDAISNVNRARRTPMRNRRRKNGNELCQRRPLYVDFSDVGWSDWIVAPPGYEAFYCQGDCQFPIADHLNTTNHAIVQTLVNSISPSYAPKACCVPTQLSSISMLYLNEQNKVVLKNYQDMTVVGCGCR; from the exons ATGCACGCGTGGCTTTTTGTCCTCGCGGTGCTGGCGATTCTACAGGGTGTCACGCAAGTCGCTAGCACCGTTGAACAAACCTCCCAGAGGCCCAGCTCCCCAGCGGTATCCTTCATCCAGACAATCACATCGAGCAGTAGTAGTAGGAGTAGCAGTAGTGACATAAGTGACAATGTATCGACGCACAGTGACAGTGGTGTGGCGAAAAGTGAGCCAACAGTGGACGAAGATAGTGTAGGGGAGGCGCAGATCGGGGGTGAGCTGCGGGTGCAGCTGGAGCAGGACGAAGTCGTCGAAGCCAATAGTGATAGCAGTAGTAGCAGTAGTAGCAATAGTGATAGCAATAGTGGTAGTAGTGATAGCAATAGCCATAGTAAGCCCGATCCTGCAACGCTAGTCGAAATCGAGAAGAGTCTGCTCAGTCTGTTCGGGTTTCCCAAGAGGCCAAAAATTGATAGATCTAAGGTGGTGATACCGGAGGCGATGAAGCAGCTGTACGCCCAAATTATGGGCCACGAGCTGGACGACTCCGTCAACGTGCCAAAGCCGGGCCTCAACACGCGCAACGCCAACACCGTGCGGAGTTTCACGCATGAAG AAAGCCATATAGACGACCGCTTCCGGCATCACCACCGCTTCCGGTTGATGTTCAACGTCACGAACATCCCGCTCAACGAGAAGCTGCGGGCGGCCGAGCTCACGCTGAACCGGGACGCCATCGAAGGTGGCAGCCGGAGACGTGCCATGCCGGTGCACCAGATCCTGGTGTACGACATCATCCGGCCCGGCGTCAAGGGCAAACGGGCGCCCCGCTTCCTGTTGATCGACTCCAAGACGGTCCGAATCAACGAGAGCGCCCCAATCAGTGTGGACGTGCTGCCGGCGGTAGACCGGTGGATGCGCAACCCCAAGCAGAACCACGGCCTGTTCATCCAGGTGACGAGCAAGGGCAAGCGGAAGCAACAGCAGGCAGGGGGAGCAGCTCCGGAACATCACCACGTCCGGTTGCGGCGAAGCGTGGACGAGAGCCATGAAAAGTGGTCCCAAAAGCAGCCTCTGCTGTTCACGTACACGGACGACGGACGGCACAAGCAGCGACCCATCCGGGACGCGATCAGCAACGTAAACCGGGCGCGCCGGACGCCGATGCGGAATCGCCGGCGGAAGAACGGCAACGAGCTGTGCCAGCGGCGGCCACTCTACGTGGACTTTAGCGACGTCGGCTGGAGCGACTGGATCGTGGCACCGCCCGGGTACGAAGCGTTCTACTGCCAGGGCGACTGCCAATTTCCGATCGCGGACCATCTGAACACGACGAACCACGCGATCGTCCAAACGCTGGTCAACTCGATCAGTCCGAGCTACGCGCCGAAGGCCTGCTGCGTCCCGACCCAGCTGTCCTCCATCTCGATGCTCTACCTGAACGAGCAGAACAAGGTCGTGCTCAAAAACTACCAGGACATGACCGTGGTCGGTTGCGGGTGCCGTTGA